Proteins found in one Triticum urartu cultivar G1812 chromosome 4, Tu2.1, whole genome shotgun sequence genomic segment:
- the LOC125551593 gene encoding putative disease resistance protein RGA1, which translates to MGTVLDALTSKFLTRLSQLIEDEIVMTLSVKKDIKRLKKNLEHFRAVREDAEALAMEDRQIEAWWKNMSDVMFDVDVIIDLVMVQSQKFLLPARSLCFNQPMVSCFEKLLFDHKVARRIKDINEKLDEIKMNTEMFSLDRSIRQQFQVTTVDRNQTSPIDELEVVGREIKQSVDDIVQMIVSGCHENSTSVLGIQGMGGIGKTTLAQKIYNDQMIREKFQVHIWLCISQSYTETGLIKQAIRMAGEKCDQLETKTELLPLLMDTIKGKSVFLVLDDVWKSDVWIDLLLLPFMRALNFHILVTTRDLHVLSEMHATYIHRVNKMNYGDGLELLMKKSFQSSEQICEFKNIGYDIVKKCDGLPLAIKVVAGVLSTKRTVAEWKSIRDSKWSIHGLPKELGGPLYLSYSNLPPQLKQCFLWCALLPPNFAIGRDDVAYWWVAEGFVRKEHDYSIHEIAEEYYLELIRRNLLQPIPMFVDKGESTMHDLLRSLGQYLTKDHSLFMNAESNNSMSNLRRLGISHAIEEIPPLEEHKCLRSLLLFNNKNFKSIRKDIFRKLEHIRVLVLRGTSIKDIPDSVGNLVLLRLLDLSYTEINKLPESTGRLISLEYLSLLGCRQLDSLPAGLMRLSNISFLQLDWTAIDHVPKGIAKFQQLYSLKGVFESGTGFRLDELRRLPNIQRLWVQQLEKAAPVGELVLKNSHNLRELRLGCTMGSTGERTRYQTGVVERIQQVFDMLIPSPSLVYIYIDGFPGIRFPEWLCSEPELNMPSLCHMHLNECISCSVLPPAGQMPELLVLHIKGADEVVTIGTELLGKGVRSAAAFFPKLELLRLVSMGNLEKWSLNIRNMCGDMEDNSQQLSLMPCLKRLLLFDCPKLRALPQDMYMIVNLKRIHIEGAHKLQEVVDLPAVVWLKVKNNTCLRRISNLCKLQDLFAQDCPMLDHTENLCSLKRVYMIDCLHAQVFRNCLAEEEQGILVHVATDGHNIFPDESLYN; encoded by the coding sequence ATGGGCACAGTTTTGGATGCTCTTACTTCGAAATTTTTGACAAGGCTGAGTCAGCTTATTGAAGATGAGATTGTGATGACACTAAGCGTGAAAAAGGACATCAAAAGGCTGAAGAAAAATCTGGAACACTTCCGCGCAGTTCGTGAGGATGCGGAAGCTCTGGCCATGGAAGATAGACAGATAGAGGCATGGTGGAAGAACATGAGTGATGTTATGTTTGATGTTGATGTCATCATAGATCTTGTTATGGTTCAATCACAGAAATTTTTGCTACCAGCTAGATCCCTCTGTTTCAATCAGCCTATGGTCTCTTGTTTTGAAAAGCTTTTATTTGATCACAAGGTGGCTAGAAGAATTAAGGACATAAATGAAAAGCTTGATGAGATTAAAATGAACACAGAGATGTTCAGCTTGGATAGATCCATTCGTCAACAGTTCCAGGTAACAACTGTGGACAGAAATCAGACATCTCCTATAGATGAACTAGAGGTTGTTGGAAGAGAAATCAAACAATCAGTTGATGACATAGTACAAATGATTGTCAGTGGCTGCCATGAGAATAGTACAAGTGTTCTGGGGATTCAAGGAATGGGAGGCATTGGTAAGACAACGTTAGCTCAGAAGATATATAATGATCAGATGATAAGAGAGAAATTCCAAGTTCATATATGGCTGTGCATTTCGCAGAGCTACACAGAGACCGGGTTGATAAAGCAGGCAATACGAATGGCTGGAGAAAAGTGTGATCAATTAGAGACCAAGACTGAGCTTCTACCACTTTTAATGGACACTATCAAAGGAAAGAGTGTTTTTCTTGTGCTGGATGATGTGTGGAAATCTGATGTCTGGATTGATCTTCTTCTATTGCCTTTTATGAGAGCCTTGAACTTCCATATCCTTGTCACCACAAGAGACCTGCATGTTTTGTCAGAAATGCATGCAACATATATCCACCGAGTAAACAAAATGAATTACGGTGATGGCTTAGAACTTCTTATGAAGAAGTCCTTTCAATCATCCGAGCAAATATGTGAATTCAAGAATATTGGGTATGACATTGTAAAGAAATGTGATGGTCTCCCTCTGGCCATCAAGGTTGTTGCAGGTGTTCTATCTACCAAAAGAACAGTTGCTGAATGGAAGAGCATCCGAGATAGTAAATGGTCCATTCATGGACTCCCCAAAGAACTTGGAGGTCCCCTGTATTTAAGTTACAGCAACTTACCCCCTCAACTCAAGCAGTGTTTTCTCTGGTGTGCTTTGTTGCCTCCTAATTTTGCTATAGGCCGTGATGATGTTGCTTACTGGTGGGTTGCCGAAGGTTTTGTGAGGAAAGAGCATGACTACTCAATACATGAAATTGCTGAAGAGTATTACCTTGAACTAATTAGGAGGAATCTTCTGCAACCAATACCTATGTTTGTAGATAAAGGTGAGTCAACGATGCATGATTTATTGAGGTCACTTGGGCAATATCTGACAAAGGATCACTCCCTGTTCATGAATGCGGAAAGTAACAATTCCATGTCGAATCTGCGCCGCTTAGGTATCAgccatgctatagaagaaatccCCCCTCTAGAAGAGCACAAGTGCTTGAGAAGCCTCCTACTTTTTAATAACAAGAACTTCAAGTCAATTCGCAAGGATATTTTCAGAAAGCTTGAGCATATCCGTGTCTTGGTTCTCAGAGGGACAAGCATCAAGGACATACCAGACTCAGTGGGAAACTTGGTGTTGTTGAGGTTGCTAGATCTGAGCTATACGGAGATTAACAAACTTCCGGAGTCCACGGGAAGGCTCATCAGCCTTGAATACCTTTCTTTGCTTGGTTGTCGTCAATTGGATAGCCTGCCAGCTGGTCTCATGAGGTTGTCCAACATAAGTTTTTTGCAGCTAGACTGGACTGCAATTGATCATGTTCCAAAAGGAATTGCAAAGTTTCAGCAGCTCTATAGCCTAAAAGGAGTTTTCGAGAGTGGGACTGGATTCAGATTGGACGAATTGCGACGCCTCCCCAATATCCAACGTCTGTGGGTCCAGCAGCTAGAGAAAGCAGCACCAGTGGGTGAACTTGTACTGAAGAACAGTCATAATCTTAGGGAACTGAGACTGGGTTGCACAATGGGCAGTACCGGAGAGAGAACCCGTTACCAGACTGGTGTGGTTGAGAGAATTCagcaagtctttgatatgcttaTTCCTTCACCAAGCCTAGTATATATTTATATTGATGGGTTCCCGGGCATAAGGTTCCCAGAATGGCTATGTTCGGAACCAGAGCTTAATATGCCAAGTTTGTGTCACATGCACCTGAATGAGTGTATATCATGTTCAGTGCTTCCACCAGCAGGTCAGATGCCAGAATTGCTAGTTCTTCACATTAAAGGTGCAGATGAAGTTGTAACTATTGGCACAGAACTCCTGGGGAAAGGTGTCAGAAGTGCAGCGGCTTTCTTCCCAAAACTTGAACTGCTTCGCCTCGTTAGCATGGGTAATTTGGAAAAATGGTCACTGAACATAAGAAATATGTGCGGTGACATGGAGGACAACTCTCAACAGCTCTCTTTGATGCCTTGCCTTAAGCGTCTGCTGCTTTTTGATTGCCCCAAACTGAGAGCTCTGCCTCAAGACATGTACATGATTGTTAATTTGAAGAGAATCCACATTGAAGGTGCTCACAAGCTTCAAGAAGTTGTCGACCTTCCTGCAGTTGTGTGGCTCAAGGTGAAGAACAACACATGTTTAAGGAGGATTTCCAACCTTTGTAAGCTGCAGGACCTGTTTGCACAGGACTGCCCAATGCTGGATCACACAGAGAACCTGTGCTCGCTGAAACGTGTGTACATGATTGACTGCCTGCATGCCCAAGTGTTCAGGAATTGTCTAGCGGAAGAAGAACAAGGCATCCTAGTCCATGTTGCGACAGATGGGCATAATATCTTCCCGGATGAATCCCTCTATAACTAG